A genomic window from Betta splendens chromosome 17, fBetSpl5.4, whole genome shotgun sequence includes:
- the pak1ip1 gene encoding p21-activated protein kinase-interacting protein 1-like isoform X1, whose amino-acid sequence MAAMLELVAGSYEQVIFGYHVKTDEKEWTATADFTHHAHIASITAVAASERFVVTGSKDETIQLYDMKKKTEHGALLHHDGTITCLEFYGTTHLLSGGEDGLICVWSTKKWECLKTIGAHKGHVTSLSVHPSGKLALSVGTDKTLRTWNLINGRSAFIKNLKQNAHIVRWSPDGDKYVVIVNDNVNIYDLETASVTGTVTNPKRISSVTFLNNSILVVAGDDETVRLCDTVKQKWLCEFKAHDTRVKAVDSFNMDDYCVIVTASNDGFIKMWRLQLKEELEAPSLLVEVNTTARLTCLAVWKPSSVQQTSEKTEAEATTSEESAQALLRKKRVTIATEQVVMEDESKPKKKKKGGGK is encoded by the exons ATGGCCGCTATGCTGGAGCTGGTTGCTGGAAGCTATGAGCAGGTCATCTTTGGCTACCATGTGAAAACTGACGAGAAA GAGTGGACAGCCACAGCAGACTTCACCCATCACGCCCACATTGCATCAATAACAGCTGTGGCAGCCAGTGAGAGGTTTGTTGTCACGGGGAGCAAAGATGAGACCATACAGCTGTATGATATGAAGAAGAAAACTGAGCATGGTGCTTTGCTGCATCACGATG GTACCATCACCTGCCTGGAGTTTTACGGAACAACTCATTTactgagcggaggagaggatggactCATCTGTGTGTGGAGCACGAAGAAGTGGGAGTGTCTGAAAACTATTGGAGCTCATAA AGGCCACGTGACATCgctgtctgtccatccatcagGGAAACTTGCACTTTCAGTTGGTACAGATAAAACTCTCAG aaCGTGGAATCTAATCAATGGAAGATCAGCTTTTATCAAAAACCTAAAGCAGA ATGCTCACATTGTCAGGTGGTCGCCAGACGGGGATAAATATGTGGTGATAGTAAATGACAATGTAAATATTTACGACCTAGAGACAGCGTCTGTAACGGGAACAGTCACAAACCCCAAAAGGATCTCGTCTGTGACCTTCTTGAAC AACTCCATCCTGGTTGTCGCAGGAGACGATGAAACTGTGAGGTTATGTGACACTGTAAAACAGAAATGGTTGTGTGAGTTCAAGGCCCATGACACCAG GGTGAAAGCAGTCGACAGTTTTAATATGGATGATTACTGTGTGATAGTGACGGCTTCAAACGATGGATTCATCAAAATGTGGAGGCTCCAACTCAAAGAG gagctggaggccccCTCGCTCCTCGTGGAGGTAAACACGACAGCCAGACTCACGTGTCTCGCTGTGTGGAAACCGTCTTCGGTTCAGCAGACCTCGGAAAAGACGGAAGCTGAGGCGACAACGTCTGAAG AATCTGCTCAAGCCCTTTTGAGGAAGAAAAGAGTCACAATTGCGACAGAGCAAGTTGTTATGGAGGACGAAAGCAAacccaaaaagaagaaaaaaggaggtggaaaataa
- the LOC114843919 gene encoding transmembrane protein 14C-like: MALDWVGFCYAALVSAGGVIGYVKAGSTISLAAGLLFGLLAAVGAYLTSQNPRNVWLSLGTSGSLAVVMGFRFVNSWKFMPAGLMTLASGLMLAKIIAGTVKRPHKS, translated from the exons ATGGCTTTGGACTGGGTCGGGTTCTGTTACGCTGCTCTGGTATCAGCAGGAGGAGTCATAGGTTATGTTAAAGCAG GCAGCACCATCTCTCTGGCTGCAGGGCTCCTGTTCGGCCTGTTGGCTGCAGTCGGTGCTTATCTGACGTCTCAAAATCCCAGGAACGTCTGGCTTTCACTGG GCACCTCGGGCTCTCTGGCTGTGGTCATGGGATTCAGGTTTGTGAACTCCTGGAAGTTCATGCCAGCTGGTTTAATGACCCTAGCGAG TGGTTTGATGCTGGCAAAGATCATCGCTGGGACGGTAAAAAGACCACACAAATCCTGA
- the pak1ip1 gene encoding p21-activated protein kinase-interacting protein 1-like isoform X2: MAAMLELVAGSYEQVIFGYHVKTDEKEWTATADFTHHAHIASITAVAASERFVVTGSKDETIQLYDMKKKTEHGALLHHDGTITCLEFYGTTHLLSGGEDGLICVWSTKKWECLKTIGAHKGHVTSLSVHPSGKLALSVGTDKTLRTWNLINGRSAFIKNLKQNAHIVRWSPDGDKYVVIVNDNVNIYDLETASVTGTVTNPKRISSVTFLNNSILVVAGDDETVRLCDTVKQKWLCEFKAHDTRVKAVDSFNMDDYCVIVTASNDGFIKMWRLQLKEARL; the protein is encoded by the exons ATGGCCGCTATGCTGGAGCTGGTTGCTGGAAGCTATGAGCAGGTCATCTTTGGCTACCATGTGAAAACTGACGAGAAA GAGTGGACAGCCACAGCAGACTTCACCCATCACGCCCACATTGCATCAATAACAGCTGTGGCAGCCAGTGAGAGGTTTGTTGTCACGGGGAGCAAAGATGAGACCATACAGCTGTATGATATGAAGAAGAAAACTGAGCATGGTGCTTTGCTGCATCACGATG GTACCATCACCTGCCTGGAGTTTTACGGAACAACTCATTTactgagcggaggagaggatggactCATCTGTGTGTGGAGCACGAAGAAGTGGGAGTGTCTGAAAACTATTGGAGCTCATAA AGGCCACGTGACATCgctgtctgtccatccatcagGGAAACTTGCACTTTCAGTTGGTACAGATAAAACTCTCAG aaCGTGGAATCTAATCAATGGAAGATCAGCTTTTATCAAAAACCTAAAGCAGA ATGCTCACATTGTCAGGTGGTCGCCAGACGGGGATAAATATGTGGTGATAGTAAATGACAATGTAAATATTTACGACCTAGAGACAGCGTCTGTAACGGGAACAGTCACAAACCCCAAAAGGATCTCGTCTGTGACCTTCTTGAAC AACTCCATCCTGGTTGTCGCAGGAGACGATGAAACTGTGAGGTTATGTGACACTGTAAAACAGAAATGGTTGTGTGAGTTCAAGGCCCATGACACCAG GGTGAAAGCAGTCGACAGTTTTAATATGGATGATTACTGTGTGATAGTGACGGCTTCAAACGATGGATTCATCAAAATGTGGAGGCTCCAACTCAAAGAGGCACGTCTGTAG